Part of the Natranaerobius trueperi genome, TATTAAGTATGTGTGCCGTATATAAGACTGATGCGATAGTTATAAAAAATCAAGATTATCGTGATTATGATAAGTTAGTTACTTTATTTAGCCCTGAATACGGGAGGATATCTTCAATAGTTAAAGGTGTAAAAAAGCCAAAAAGCAAATTATCAGGAATAGTTCAAAGTTTTACTTATGCAAATTTTCAATTATATTCAGGTCGTAGCTTAGATAAAATCGTTCAGGGAAAGATTGTACATGAATTTGGAAAAGTTAGAACCGATTTGGCTATTATGAGTGCTGGTATGTGTATTTTAGAATTACTAGATAAGACTATACCAGAAGGAGAAGAATATTCGGCCCTTTTTGGTGTTACCTTAAGTTCATTACACCTGCTAGAAAAAGGTTATTCTCCATCGTTAGTTTTACGTATATTTGAAGCTAAATTGATACATAATTTAGGTGTAAGCCCTGATTTATCTGGGTGTGCAAACCATGAAAAAGAAGTAATGTCAAATAATACTAGAAGTTTTTTTGACCCAGAGTCTGGGGGATTAATTTGTGAAGAATGTTTTGAGAAATTGAAAGCATATGAAAAAGATATGCACATTTCAGCGTTTCCTATAGATTTTGGAAGTGTTAATATAATTAAAAGATTATTTTCCCTACCAGTTTATCAATTACGTAATCTAAAATTAACATCATTTCAAAACAGCACTATAGAAAAAGTACTTTCTCATATGTTAAAAATACACTTTGATGTAGTTTGTAAAACAAAATCATTCTATTTGACAATGAATGAAAATTAATTGATTCTGTTTGACATTGCTACTAATTTTTTGCTATATTTTTATTATAACCAACGATATACCGATATTGGCAATGATGAAAAGTAGTAATTACCCTCTATCTTATAAGCGATTCGAGGATGGTGAAAGCTCGAAAAGATATGGTAGTGAAGGCATTTCTGAGCTAATAAGGTTGAGCGGACTCCCGTATAGGGAGTTAAATAGGGTGGAACCGCGGGAGACCCCTCTCGTCCCTATCTTAATAGGAGGACGTAGAGGGTTTTTGTAGTTTGTTATAAATGGAGGTGTTAAAAATGAATTTTCAAGAACTTATGTTTTCGTTATTAGAGTATTGGAAAAATGAAAATTGTTTAGTATTGCAACCCTACGATATAGAAAAAGGTGCAGGAACTATGAATCCAGCTACTTTTCTAAGAACCTTAGGACCAGAACCATGGAATGTTGCTTATGTTGAACCATCAAGACGGCCAAATGATGGAAGGTATGGAGAAAATCCAAACAGATTATATCAACATCATCAGATTCAAGTGATTATGAAACCAACTCCTGATGATATCCAAAAAAGATATTTAAAAAGTCTAGAAGCTATAGGTATCGATCCAGTAGAGCATGATATACGTTTTGTTGAAGATAACTGGGAATCACCCACTTTAGGAGCCTGGGGACTTGGTTGGGAAGTATGGCTAGATGGAATGGAAATTACTCAATTTACTTACTTCCAACAAGTAGGCAGCGTAGATGTAGATAAAGTTTCATGTGAACTAACATATGGACTCGAGAGAATTGCTATGTATATACAAGGTGTAGAAAATGTATTTGATATTAAATGGAATGATGAAGTAACGTATGGTGAGTTATTCCAACAAACTGAATATGAACAGTCCGTGTTTTCCTTTGATGAATCTTCATCGAAAGAGCTTTTTAAACAATTTGAAATATATGAAAAGGAAGCAAAAAGGTTATTAGATAAACAATTAGTAATTCCAGGTTATGATTATGTACTTAAGTGTTCACATACATTTAACTTATTAGAAGCTAGAGGTGCAATTAGTGTTACAGAAAGAACTGGGTATATTGGTAGAGTAAGAGGCCTTGCTAGAAAATGCGCTAAAGCATATCTCAAACAAAGAGAGAACCTTAATTATCCTCTCCTAAAGGAGGGAAAAAATAATGGCTAAAACTTTATTATTTGAAATTGGTACTGAAGAATTACCAGCACGTTATATTCCAAAAGCTATTAACCAAATCGAAGTCAAATCTAAAAAACTGTTTGAAGAATATAAAATTGGATATTCAGATCTCAAAGTAATGGCTACTCCAAGAAGGTTAGTGCTTCAAGCTTTTGGTGTTGAAGAAACACAAAAAAGCGATACCAGTAAAAAAAGGGGTCCTTCTAAAGATATAGCTTACGATAAAGATGGAAACCCAACTAAAGCAGTAATT contains:
- the recO gene encoding DNA repair protein RecO, coding for MCAVYKTDAIVIKNQDYRDYDKLVTLFSPEYGRISSIVKGVKKPKSKLSGIVQSFTYANFQLYSGRSLDKIVQGKIVHEFGKVRTDLAIMSAGMCILELLDKTIPEGEEYSALFGVTLSSLHLLEKGYSPSLVLRIFEAKLIHNLGVSPDLSGCANHEKEVMSNNTRSFFDPESGGLICEECFEKLKAYEKDMHISAFPIDFGSVNIIKRLFSLPVYQLRNLKLTSFQNSTIEKVLSHMLKIHFDVVCKTKSFYLTMNEN
- the glyQ gene encoding glycine--tRNA ligase subunit alpha produces the protein MNFQELMFSLLEYWKNENCLVLQPYDIEKGAGTMNPATFLRTLGPEPWNVAYVEPSRRPNDGRYGENPNRLYQHHQIQVIMKPTPDDIQKRYLKSLEAIGIDPVEHDIRFVEDNWESPTLGAWGLGWEVWLDGMEITQFTYFQQVGSVDVDKVSCELTYGLERIAMYIQGVENVFDIKWNDEVTYGELFQQTEYEQSVFSFDESSSKELFKQFEIYEKEAKRLLDKQLVIPGYDYVLKCSHTFNLLEARGAISVTERTGYIGRVRGLARKCAKAYLKQRENLNYPLLKEGKNNG